The Coprothermobacter sp. genome has a segment encoding these proteins:
- a CDS encoding ABC transporter ATP-binding protein yields the protein MLTIDNLTVRFGGVVAVKSLNLTVKDGEIHALIGPNGAGKTTVFNAIFQLVPYSGGIQFAGRELRGLPRHRLAEIGVTRTFQNLSIFPSMTVRENILVGFHSKSRSRFTSELLGLAREPGQQLAETLDFFGLTALAPAYAVVLPYGTLKSVELARAFISHPRLVLLDEPAAGIPTSEKGALKAVIRKMRDAGTTVLLVEHDMELVMDISDSVTVMDFGEKIAGGTPAEVSADKRVIEAYLGEETHAAS from the coding sequence ATGCTGACAATCGACAACCTGACCGTGCGCTTTGGAGGCGTCGTCGCCGTCAAGTCACTCAACCTGACAGTGAAGGACGGCGAGATTCATGCGCTCATCGGTCCGAATGGAGCGGGCAAGACGACGGTGTTCAACGCCATCTTTCAACTCGTGCCATATTCAGGAGGCATCCAGTTCGCTGGAAGGGAGTTGCGTGGCTTGCCACGCCATCGCCTTGCGGAGATCGGGGTGACACGTACGTTCCAGAACCTCAGCATCTTCCCAAGCATGACCGTGCGTGAGAACATTCTGGTAGGATTCCACAGCAAGTCTCGAAGCAGGTTCACAAGCGAACTGCTGGGACTTGCCCGGGAACCAGGACAGCAGCTGGCAGAAACGCTCGACTTCTTCGGGCTGACTGCTCTTGCTCCTGCATACGCAGTCGTCCTGCCCTACGGCACGCTCAAGTCCGTGGAGCTGGCACGTGCGTTCATAAGCCACCCACGTCTTGTGCTGCTCGACGAGCCGGCCGCCGGCATACCGACGTCGGAGAAAGGCGCACTCAAGGCGGTCATTCGGAAAATGCGAGATGCCGGGACGACCGTGCTTCTCGTCGAGCATGACATGGAACTGGTCATGGACATCTCAGACTCGGTCACGGTCATGGACTTCGGCGAGAAGATCGCGGGAGGAACGCCGGCCGAGGTCTCGGCAGACAAGCGTGTCATCGAGGCGTACCTCGGGGAGGAAACCCATGCTGCGAGTTGA
- a CDS encoding GntR family transcriptional regulator: MMEFYVNPYDGVPVYLQIIQLVRNGVALGTLHPGDQLPTVRELAVKLAVNPNTVAKAYRDLEREGMVETVSGKGTFVREGRIGVETERLEHMVEMLVVEARNAGLTIDDLIERLERRKQTSAKAHDQGGSS, translated from the coding sequence ATGATGGAATTCTACGTGAACCCATATGATGGTGTGCCCGTGTACCTGCAGATCATTCAGCTGGTCAGGAATGGTGTGGCTCTCGGCACTCTGCATCCGGGTGACCAGCTGCCTACGGTACGCGAACTTGCCGTCAAGTTGGCTGTCAACCCGAATACGGTTGCCAAGGCATATAGGGACCTGGAGCGCGAGGGGATGGTCGAGACCGTCAGCGGCAAGGGGACGTTTGTGCGGGAAGGCAGGATCGGCGTGGAGACAGAACGCCTTGAACACATGGTGGAAATGCTGGTCGTCGAGGCTCGCAACGCGGGCCTCACGATCGATGACCTTATTGAGCGGTTGGAGAGGCGCAAGCAGACTTCTGCGAAAGCGCATGATCAGGGAGGTAGTTCATGA
- the livF gene encoding branched-chain amino acid ABC transporter ATP-binding protein (with LivGHMJ and LivGHMK is part of the high-affinity branched-chain amino acid transport system; LivFGHMK is specific for the transport of leucine, while LivFGHMJ is a transporter for leucine, isoleucine, and valine) codes for MLRVDQVVSGYGPIDVLNHVTISLDKGEIVAVLGANGAGKTTLLRTITGLIRVRKGSVMFGDKALNGLSPAEVVKCGISHVPEGRHIFPDLTVEENLLLAAYSMPRSLQKSRLEAMYAMFSILAERRKQAGGTLSGGEQQMLALARGLMPNPRLMLLDEPSLGLAPKTIGTVFDTLARLRESGVSILLVEQNAKRSLELADRAYVLVTGQVALEGTARELNGNEMVKQLYLGGTR; via the coding sequence ATGCTGCGAGTTGACCAGGTCGTCTCAGGGTATGGGCCTATCGACGTCCTGAATCATGTCACCATCAGTCTCGACAAGGGAGAGATTGTCGCCGTGCTTGGCGCCAACGGGGCGGGCAAGACCACGCTTCTGAGGACCATCACTGGGCTCATCCGGGTACGCAAGGGTTCCGTGATGTTCGGCGACAAGGCACTCAATGGACTGTCGCCCGCGGAGGTCGTCAAGTGCGGCATCTCCCACGTCCCCGAGGGACGGCACATCTTCCCCGACCTGACCGTGGAAGAGAACCTGCTGCTGGCAGCCTATAGCATGCCGCGCAGCCTGCAGAAGAGCAGACTCGAGGCCATGTATGCAATGTTCAGTATCCTTGCCGAACGCCGCAAGCAGGCCGGTGGCACGCTGTCAGGGGGTGAGCAGCAGATGCTGGCGTTGGCCCGGGGACTGATGCCGAATCCACGCCTGATGCTGCTGGACGAACCGTCCCTGGGCCTTGCGCCCAAGACCATCGGCACGGTGTTCGATACGCTGGCCCGCCTGCGTGAGTCCGGCGTCTCCATCCTGCTGGTCGAACAGAACGCCAAGCGGTCCCTGGAATTGGCCGACCGGGCATACGTTCTCGTGACAGGACAGGTGGCTCTTGAGGGGACGGCGCGTGAGCTCAACGGGAACGAAATGGTCAAACAGCTCTACCTTGGAGGGACCCGATGA
- the trmD gene encoding tRNA (guanosine(37)-N1)-methyltransferase TrmD, with protein MNIKAISIFPLLYEPFTQVGVMKMAIDKGILEFEAVDLRDYTHDRHHTTDDIPFGGGAGMMFLPRPLIEALETIDNPAGSWLKIGVAPQGDRLTQNMVEDLAHEERLLFIAGRYEGIDERVMERLDLTISIGDVVLSGGEIAAIEIIDAITRLLPGATGNAASTGEESFSSGLLEYPQYTRPRELDGKAVPDVLVSGHHANIARWRREEALRRTLIRRPDLLRDFDLTDQDRKYLSHVLADLRGIID; from the coding sequence ATGAACATCAAAGCGATATCCATATTTCCTCTGCTGTACGAACCGTTCACTCAGGTCGGCGTCATGAAGATGGCCATCGACAAGGGCATTCTGGAGTTCGAGGCCGTCGACCTTCGCGACTATACGCATGACCGCCATCACACGACCGACGACATCCCATTCGGTGGGGGTGCGGGGATGATGTTCCTGCCCAGGCCGCTCATCGAGGCACTGGAGACAATCGACAATCCAGCAGGCTCGTGGCTCAAGATCGGGGTTGCCCCACAGGGCGACCGCCTGACACAGAACATGGTCGAGGATCTGGCACACGAGGAGCGTCTCCTGTTCATTGCAGGGCGCTATGAGGGCATCGACGAGCGCGTCATGGAACGGCTCGACCTCACTATCTCAATTGGAGACGTCGTGCTCTCTGGGGGCGAGATTGCTGCAATCGAGATCATCGACGCCATTACCCGCCTGCTTCCGGGGGCTACCGGGAACGCCGCATCCACGGGCGAGGAGAGCTTCTCCTCCGGACTCCTGGAGTATCCTCAGTATACGCGCCCACGGGAGCTGGACGGGAAGGCTGTGCCTGACGTTCTTGTTTCAGGCCATCACGCGAACATTGCCAGGTGGCGTCGAGAGGAGGCACTCAGAAGAACCCTCATCCGAAGGCCCGACCTGCTGCGTGATTTCGATTTGACTGACCAGGACCGCAAGTACCTCAGCCACGTGCTGGCAGACCTCAGGGGGATCATTGACTGA
- a CDS encoding propanoyl-CoA acyltransferase, which produces MSVGILGSYSSRFGKLENSSVYDLIVEAGRGAIADAQIDPRDIDGVWVGNYSSGSFNNQEHLASWAVEIDPALLYKPCVKEEAACASGSAAVRAARLAVGAGEARFVLAIGVEKMTALDRDGVTHALAMASYWPEEGSKGMTFPGLFGMWSQVYREHYGYSDDQMSLWQAMVHAKNRDNATHNELAHMYTKPSSLEFALHVSEKNPLVADPLKLTDCSLVSDGAAAMVLGPIDDVKALKDRVVEITSQTLVTDHMQSSKRELWHNVAGRMAVESAYSKAGITVPDVDCAEVHDCFTINELLTYEAMGLCAEGDGGRLIERGGVVQPDGSCPVNLSGGLIGKGHPVGATGVSMHVYVARQLEGRPLGLGANNPEVGLVMNVGGSNVSNFASVLKRVK; this is translated from the coding sequence ATGAGTGTCGGAATTCTCGGAAGCTATAGCAGCAGGTTTGGCAAGCTCGAAAACTCCAGCGTCTACGATCTCATCGTTGAGGCTGGACGCGGCGCAATTGCAGACGCACAAATCGATCCCAGAGACATCGATGGGGTGTGGGTTGGCAACTACAGCTCAGGGTCGTTCAACAACCAGGAACATCTGGCCTCATGGGCCGTCGAAATCGACCCGGCATTGCTCTACAAGCCATGTGTCAAAGAGGAGGCAGCATGTGCTTCCGGCTCTGCCGCTGTGCGTGCAGCGCGTCTGGCCGTTGGCGCGGGGGAGGCCCGTTTTGTCCTGGCCATCGGGGTCGAGAAGATGACGGCGCTTGACCGGGACGGCGTTACTCATGCGCTTGCCATGGCATCGTACTGGCCAGAAGAGGGAAGCAAGGGCATGACGTTCCCGGGCCTCTTCGGCATGTGGTCCCAGGTATACCGTGAGCACTACGGGTACAGCGACGACCAGATGAGTCTGTGGCAAGCCATGGTGCATGCCAAGAACCGTGACAACGCGACACACAACGAGCTTGCGCATATGTACACGAAGCCGAGCAGTCTGGAGTTCGCTCTGCACGTATCTGAGAAAAACCCTCTCGTTGCAGATCCTCTCAAACTCACGGACTGCTCTCTGGTCAGCGACGGAGCGGCGGCCATGGTGCTGGGACCGATTGATGACGTCAAGGCCCTCAAGGACCGCGTGGTCGAGATCACCTCACAGACGCTTGTCACCGATCACATGCAGTCCAGCAAACGCGAGCTGTGGCACAACGTTGCTGGCAGGATGGCTGTCGAGTCAGCCTACAGCAAGGCCGGCATTACTGTACCGGACGTTGACTGCGCAGAAGTCCACGACTGCTTTACGATCAATGAGCTACTGACGTACGAGGCAATGGGGCTGTGTGCAGAAGGCGACGGGGGCCGGCTGATCGAGCGGGGCGGCGTCGTACAGCCGGACGGCAGCTGCCCGGTTAACCTTAGCGGAGGTCTCATTGGCAAGGGGCACCCCGTGGGGGCCACGGGTGTGTCGATGCACGTCTACGTCGCGCGCCAGCTTGAGGGCCGTCCGCTTGGGCTCGGTGCAAACAACCCGGAGGTAGGGCTCGTCATGAACGTCGGTGGCTCGAACGTCAGCAACTTCGCATCAGTACTGAAACGCGTCAAGTAG
- a CDS encoding IS256 family transposase, translating into MAQGDLTLEDDILKELMLGKREEAVTKLLEQVFNAVLQAQATEQLNAEPYERSDERTTYRNGSRTRMLATRVGSLILHVPKFRDGTFSTDLFSSYQRSEQALLLSLMEMVIQGVSTRKISEITETLCGSSFSKSTVSALCEQLDPLVDAFRHRPLPQHTPFLVVDAIYMKAREQHRIVSKGFLIAIGVNDEGIREVLGFTVADGESEAAWNEFFLSLKERGLRDVDLVTSDDHGGLTKAIRKHFCGASWQHCQTHFSKNMLDKTPKKLQTELKVALTDLENAPDLNEATARKDQLLERYQEEAPKAMALLDARFDEITAVYSLPEPYRKRLRTSNGIERLNEELRRRERVIRIFPNEASMIRLMGSVLMEMHEKWMTGKKYFTMERYEADKEEARKAMQLDSNELNHTDQLTA; encoded by the coding sequence ATGGCTCAAGGAGATCTTACACTGGAAGACGATATTTTGAAAGAGTTGATGCTGGGAAAGCGCGAGGAAGCCGTGACAAAACTGTTGGAGCAGGTCTTCAATGCGGTGTTGCAAGCTCAGGCAACAGAGCAACTCAATGCCGAGCCGTACGAACGCAGCGACGAGCGAACCACGTACCGGAATGGTTCCCGGACCCGGATGCTGGCCACACGGGTGGGCTCGTTGATCCTGCATGTGCCGAAGTTCAGGGACGGAACGTTTTCAACGGACTTGTTCAGCAGCTATCAGCGCAGCGAGCAGGCACTCCTCCTGAGCCTGATGGAAATGGTCATTCAGGGCGTTTCCACCCGGAAGATCAGTGAGATCACGGAAACGCTGTGTGGGAGCAGCTTCTCCAAATCAACCGTCTCCGCACTCTGCGAGCAATTGGATCCCCTCGTGGACGCCTTCAGGCATCGTCCGCTCCCGCAGCACACTCCGTTCCTGGTGGTCGATGCCATCTATATGAAAGCCCGGGAGCAGCACCGGATAGTTTCCAAAGGCTTCCTGATTGCCATAGGGGTGAACGACGAGGGGATACGGGAGGTGCTCGGTTTCACGGTGGCTGATGGAGAGAGTGAGGCGGCCTGGAATGAGTTCTTCCTGAGCCTGAAAGAACGAGGGCTCAGGGATGTGGATTTGGTGACCAGCGATGATCACGGCGGGCTGACGAAGGCCATCAGGAAGCACTTCTGTGGGGCGAGCTGGCAGCACTGCCAGACCCATTTCTCCAAGAATATGCTGGATAAGACACCCAAGAAGCTCCAGACAGAACTCAAGGTTGCATTGACTGACCTGGAGAACGCGCCCGACCTCAACGAGGCCACTGCCAGGAAAGACCAACTCCTGGAGCGGTACCAGGAAGAAGCCCCCAAGGCCATGGCGTTGCTGGATGCACGGTTTGATGAGATCACTGCTGTCTACAGTCTGCCGGAACCATACCGCAAACGCCTGAGGACCTCAAACGGCATTGAACGCTTAAATGAAGAGTTGCGAAGGCGGGAACGCGTCATTCGCATCTTCCCCAATGAGGCCAGCATGATCCGGCTGATGGGTTCTGTCCTGATGGAGATGCATGAGAAGTGGATGACGGGCAAGAAGTACTTCACCATGGAACGCTATGAAGCTGATAAGGAAGAAGCCAGGAAAGCTATGCAACTCGACAGTAACGAACTGAACCACACTGACCAATTGACTGCCTGA
- a CDS encoding 3-oxoacyl-ACP reductase — protein sequence MTKGYGLQDKVVVVTGGAAGIGRATARRFAEEGARVSIWDMNAEAGAATLADLKQLDTPVMFQAVNVADTEAVERAVAEVVQIWGHIDVLVNNAGITRDGQLVKYKEGVVTGTMSDTNFDAVIGVNLRGVFVATRAVAPHMIKQGHGVILSASSVVAAYGNFGQTNYAATKAGLIAMTKTWARELGKYGIRVNAVAPGFIMTDMVAAMPEKVLEGMVAHTPVGRIGAPEDVADAYVWLASDQAAFVHGATLAVDGGIVLGT from the coding sequence ATGACAAAGGGATACGGACTGCAGGACAAGGTTGTCGTCGTCACAGGCGGAGCTGCAGGCATCGGCCGGGCCACTGCCAGGAGGTTCGCCGAGGAGGGAGCGCGCGTCAGTATCTGGGATATGAATGCCGAGGCAGGGGCGGCGACGCTGGCCGACCTGAAGCAGTTGGACACTCCCGTGATGTTCCAGGCGGTGAACGTCGCCGATACAGAGGCTGTGGAAAGAGCGGTTGCCGAGGTTGTCCAGATATGGGGTCACATTGATGTACTCGTCAACAACGCCGGCATCACGCGCGACGGTCAGCTGGTCAAGTACAAGGAAGGGGTCGTCACTGGAACGATGTCGGACACCAACTTTGATGCTGTCATCGGCGTCAATCTGAGAGGCGTGTTCGTCGCGACGAGGGCCGTCGCTCCTCACATGATCAAGCAGGGGCATGGCGTCATCCTGAGCGCTAGCTCGGTGGTCGCAGCGTACGGCAACTTTGGACAGACGAACTACGCGGCGACCAAGGCCGGCCTGATCGCAATGACGAAGACGTGGGCGCGCGAACTGGGCAAGTACGGAATACGCGTGAACGCAGTTGCGCCTGGGTTCATAATGACGGATATGGTTGCTGCGATGCCGGAGAAGGTCCTGGAAGGAATGGTCGCCCACACGCCCGTAGGACGCATCGGGGCTCCTGAGGATGTCGCAGATGCATACGTGTGGCTTGCGTCCGACCAGGCTGCGTTCGTTCACGGCGCAACGCTGGCTGTGGACGGGGGCATCGTTCTGGGAACATGA
- a CDS encoding branched-chain amino acid ABC transporter permease, with amino-acid sequence MSIDIFLNLTVRGLTTGAIYALVGMGIVLILQTTNVMNFAQGDTGMFITYLAFFMITTAKVPYSLVLILAIAAGAVVGLLVERFMMRSVRSRSHLSLIMLTLGLSLLFQGLAAFLFKTEPRLFPPLVSGDPIKLGPVILGRQDIVVLLAAIVTFGILYLFLYRTRQGAAARSISQDEYAARVLGIPTPSIYMLVWAIGSAMAGLAALLIVPRFSLEPSFMGLIQVKAFTAIVLGGMGSVFGAAVGGLIIGVVENLVAYQFPAIKDSFMLIVIVIVLLVMPQGLFGKHQQKRF; translated from the coding sequence ATGAGCATCGACATCTTCTTGAACCTGACTGTCCGGGGGCTGACGACCGGGGCAATATACGCGCTGGTCGGGATGGGCATCGTCCTTATTCTGCAGACGACGAACGTCATGAACTTCGCCCAGGGCGACACAGGCATGTTCATCACGTACCTGGCATTCTTCATGATAACGACAGCTAAAGTACCGTATTCGCTTGTTCTCATCCTTGCCATTGCTGCGGGAGCTGTCGTCGGCTTGCTTGTCGAGCGCTTCATGATGCGGTCGGTACGTTCACGTTCCCACCTGTCGCTCATCATGCTGACGCTGGGTCTGTCGCTGCTGTTCCAGGGCCTGGCAGCGTTCCTGTTCAAGACTGAACCCCGCCTCTTCCCGCCACTCGTGTCGGGCGATCCCATCAAGTTGGGCCCGGTTATCCTGGGCAGGCAGGACATTGTGGTCCTACTGGCCGCGATCGTTACATTCGGCATCCTGTACCTGTTCCTCTACCGGACCAGGCAAGGCGCCGCAGCCCGGAGCATCTCACAGGACGAATACGCGGCGCGTGTCCTCGGGATCCCCACTCCATCGATCTACATGTTGGTATGGGCTATTGGGAGCGCGATGGCGGGTCTGGCAGCACTGCTCATCGTCCCCAGGTTCTCACTGGAGCCGTCGTTCATGGGTCTCATTCAGGTGAAAGCCTTCACGGCCATCGTCCTGGGAGGCATGGGCTCGGTGTTCGGCGCTGCTGTCGGCGGACTCATCATCGGTGTCGTGGAGAACCTTGTGGCATATCAATTCCCAGCCATCAAGGACAGCTTCATGCTCATCGTGATCGTCATCGTCTTGCTGGTCATGCCACAGGGACTGTTTGGCAAGCACCAGCAGAAGAGGTTCTGA
- a CDS encoding branched-chain amino acid ABC transporter permease yields the protein MTPSSTRRLAVNGAMAALVLVLPLVFRTRPSIIGYLNIAMLYAIATQGLNLLMGFGGLVSLGHAAFMAIGGYTAAVLVMTYHVNMFLAVVAGVAGAGLFGLVIGFPSLRLSGFYLAVATMALGSSVADVIKRLAITGGDYGLINIPVLRLGGWELTSEASKYYFFVVILVVVFLVVRNFLNSRSGRAVRAVRDSEMTAAAMGVNVAAYKLITFIFAACIAGLSGALYAFTISYLHPMNFGLTFSIELLSMSIIGGLGTIIGPILGALFWVMLPVVIGGRMEFLSTVIFGLSIIGSVMFLPKGLSELVTRIQTRLKL from the coding sequence ATGACTCCTTCCAGTACAAGGCGTTTGGCGGTCAACGGAGCCATGGCGGCGCTTGTCCTTGTTCTCCCGCTCGTGTTCAGAACGAGGCCGTCGATTATCGGCTACCTGAACATCGCTATGCTGTATGCCATTGCGACACAAGGACTCAATCTGCTCATGGGGTTTGGCGGTCTCGTCTCGCTGGGACACGCAGCATTCATGGCCATCGGTGGCTACACGGCGGCAGTGCTGGTCATGACGTACCACGTGAACATGTTTCTGGCTGTTGTCGCCGGTGTGGCCGGTGCCGGATTGTTCGGGCTTGTCATCGGGTTCCCGTCGCTGCGTCTGTCAGGGTTCTACCTGGCGGTAGCGACGATGGCACTGGGAAGTTCCGTTGCCGACGTCATCAAGAGGCTCGCCATTACCGGGGGAGACTACGGTCTCATCAACATACCGGTTCTTCGGCTCGGAGGCTGGGAGCTCACCAGCGAGGCGTCCAAGTACTACTTCTTCGTCGTCATCCTTGTCGTCGTGTTCCTGGTTGTCCGCAACTTCCTGAACAGTCGTAGTGGGCGGGCAGTCCGTGCTGTGCGCGATTCCGAGATGACGGCTGCGGCAATGGGTGTGAATGTTGCGGCTTACAAGCTCATCACCTTCATCTTTGCCGCCTGCATTGCCGGCCTCTCGGGGGCGCTGTACGCCTTCACCATCTCGTACCTCCATCCCATGAACTTCGGGCTTACATTCTCCATCGAGTTATTGTCCATGAGCATCATCGGCGGTCTGGGTACGATCATAGGCCCTATCCTGGGCGCTCTGTTCTGGGTCATGCTGCCGGTCGTCATCGGTGGCAGGATGGAATTCCTGTCGACTGTCATCTTCGGTCTCAGCATCATCGGTTCAGTCATGTTCTTGCCCAAGGGTCTGTCGGAGTTGGTCACGCGCATACAGACTCGTCTGAAACTGTAA
- a CDS encoding nitroreductase family protein gives MDTIRNRRSIRKYTAQPVPQELVTRLLEAAMSAPSAGNEQPWEFIVITDRELLQAITKVHPYSQMLREAPLAIAVCGNLEREKYPGFWVEDCSAATENILLEAEDIGLGGVWLGVYPHDERVKGLAELFGLPSSVIPLSIVALGYPAEKKPPAERFDPLRVHTNRW, from the coding sequence GTGGACACAATTCGCAACAGGAGGAGCATTCGGAAGTACACCGCCCAGCCGGTGCCTCAGGAGCTTGTGACCAGACTGCTTGAAGCAGCCATGTCGGCTCCGTCGGCTGGCAACGAACAGCCATGGGAATTCATCGTCATCACGGATCGGGAACTGCTGCAAGCCATCACGAAGGTACACCCGTACTCCCAGATGTTGAGAGAGGCGCCGCTCGCCATCGCCGTATGTGGGAATCTGGAGCGAGAGAAGTACCCAGGGTTCTGGGTCGAGGATTGCTCAGCTGCAACGGAGAACATCCTTCTCGAGGCAGAGGACATCGGGCTCGGGGGCGTATGGCTCGGCGTCTATCCACACGACGAGAGGGTCAAGGGGCTCGCCGAACTGTTCGGACTGCCCTCATCCGTTATCCCGTTGTCGATCGTCGCACTCGGCTATCCTGCGGAGAAGAAACCGCCCGCCGAGCGTTTTGATCCCTTACGGGTCCACACCAATCGGTGGTAG
- a CDS encoding 4-hydroxybutyrate--acetyl-CoA CoA transferase: protein MQQGSWMKRLVSMDEVLGRIVSNDTVVVGMAAAQPQGFLSSLHGIRERVRNVKVISCLLLREYPFLADVGADADAPFRMESWYFGNAERELYKKGLLSFIPNNLHNAGREKIQAEPINVFVGTATPPDSHGFMSLSLCLVYEKDMIEHADLVVLEINENLPRTFGDTQVHVDDVDLLVQNNIPLLTVPVIQATDIEQHIGENIAQLIDDGATLQIGIGGIPNAIMKFLSGKKHLGIHTEMITDGIVDLVETGVIDNTQKTLHKGKIVGTFAMGGQRLYEFIDENVGVELLRGSYVNDPYVVAQNDRMVSINTSLQVDLTGQVCSESIGYRHYTGTGGQLDMHRGATLSRGGKGIIALRSSVKDDEISTIVPMLSPGSFVSVPRQDTDYVVTEYGVAHLKGKSVRERALALIAIAHPKFRESLSLEAKKLGVL, encoded by the coding sequence ATGCAGCAGGGATCGTGGATGAAGAGGCTCGTGTCGATGGACGAGGTGCTTGGCAGGATAGTGTCAAATGACACGGTCGTCGTGGGAATGGCGGCGGCCCAGCCACAGGGATTCCTGTCGTCGCTGCACGGTATCCGGGAGCGCGTACGCAACGTGAAGGTCATATCCTGCCTTCTCCTGAGGGAATACCCATTCCTGGCTGACGTCGGAGCCGATGCTGATGCTCCATTCAGAATGGAGAGCTGGTACTTCGGCAACGCTGAACGTGAGCTCTACAAGAAGGGACTCCTCTCGTTCATCCCCAACAACTTGCACAATGCCGGACGAGAGAAGATCCAGGCGGAGCCGATCAACGTGTTTGTCGGGACGGCAACGCCGCCTGACAGCCACGGGTTCATGTCCTTGTCTCTGTGTCTCGTCTACGAAAAGGACATGATCGAACACGCTGACCTTGTGGTGCTGGAGATCAACGAGAACCTGCCCAGGACATTTGGAGACACGCAGGTGCACGTTGACGACGTCGACCTGCTGGTACAGAACAACATTCCGCTCCTGACTGTCCCTGTCATCCAGGCAACGGATATCGAGCAGCACATCGGCGAGAACATCGCACAGCTCATTGATGATGGAGCGACGCTGCAGATAGGCATCGGGGGCATCCCCAACGCCATCATGAAGTTCCTGTCGGGAAAGAAGCACCTGGGGATCCACACTGAGATGATTACTGACGGCATCGTCGACCTGGTCGAGACGGGAGTCATCGACAATACCCAGAAGACGCTTCACAAGGGCAAGATCGTCGGCACCTTCGCTATGGGCGGTCAGCGCCTCTACGAATTCATCGACGAGAACGTTGGCGTTGAGCTCCTTAGAGGTTCCTACGTGAACGACCCATATGTCGTCGCTCAGAACGACCGCATGGTGAGCATCAACACGTCGTTGCAGGTGGACCTGACAGGACAGGTGTGCAGCGAATCCATTGGGTACCGACACTACACGGGCACTGGTGGCCAGCTCGATATGCACCGGGGCGCCACGCTGTCGCGGGGAGGAAAGGGCATCATTGCGTTGCGGTCGTCCGTGAAGGATGATGAGATTTCGACCATCGTACCGATGCTGAGTCCGGGTAGTTTCGTCTCGGTACCCCGTCAGGATACTGACTATGTCGTCACAGAGTACGGTGTGGCACACCTGAAGGGGAAAAGCGTGCGTGAGCGTGCGCTCGCGCTGATCGCGATAGCGCATCCGAAGTTCAGAGAGAGCCTGTCGCTGGAGGCGAAGAAGCTCGGCGTGCTGTAG
- a CDS encoding ABC transporter ATP-binding protein: MNAIEMIGVSKSYGQVRALEDMCLTVPTGSIFGLMGPNGAGKTTSIKLMLGLMEPTAGSLTVLGAVPSGDGMALRRRIGFVPEDFSLYAHMTGLEILEFNARLYGCSVDENVRRLQTIFELPLARKIATYSKGMRKLLGVYIALSTEPELLILDEPTEGLDPMVRSHFLGVLADETARRNLTVFFSSHILSEVEKICDTVAFMRHGRTVLQDEVESIKARYRVYTVRFGVGHSPRDVKSVAIQRERALGQDAWDIEVLADQEQARTAFADAGGIVLNVQSLPFDEIFLRFVEA; encoded by the coding sequence ATGAATGCGATAGAAATGATTGGCGTCAGCAAGTCTTACGGGCAGGTACGGGCCCTGGAAGACATGTGTCTGACCGTCCCGACGGGCAGCATCTTTGGCCTGATGGGGCCAAATGGTGCAGGCAAGACGACCAGCATCAAGCTGATGCTCGGCCTGATGGAGCCTACGGCCGGGTCGCTCACGGTTCTCGGTGCGGTCCCGTCAGGAGATGGAATGGCCCTACGCCGTCGCATCGGATTCGTCCCCGAGGACTTCTCACTCTATGCGCACATGACAGGCCTTGAGATTCTGGAGTTCAACGCGCGCCTGTACGGCTGCTCCGTGGACGAGAACGTGCGGAGACTGCAGACTATCTTCGAACTGCCACTTGCACGCAAGATTGCTACGTATTCCAAGGGAATGCGCAAGCTGCTTGGGGTCTACATCGCTCTCTCGACGGAACCGGAATTGCTCATCCTCGACGAGCCCACCGAGGGTCTGGACCCCATGGTTCGGTCACATTTCCTGGGCGTGCTGGCAGACGAGACGGCTCGGCGCAATCTGACGGTCTTCTTCTCATCGCATATTCTGAGCGAGGTCGAGAAGATCTGTGATACGGTGGCATTCATGCGCCACGGCCGTACGGTCCTCCAGGACGAGGTGGAATCCATCAAGGCGCGGTATCGGGTCTACACGGTCCGGTTTGGGGTGGGACACAGCCCACGCGACGTCAAGAGTGTTGCCATCCAGCGGGAGCGGGCTCTCGGCCAGGACGCCTGGGACATCGAGGTGCTCGCCGACCAGGAACAAGCCCGCACAGCGTTTGCCGATGCTGGAGGCATCGTGCTCAACGTGCAGTCGTTGCCATTCGACGAGATCTTCCTGCGGTTTGTGGAGGCATGA